A single region of the Paludibacter jiangxiensis genome encodes:
- a CDS encoding CYTH domain-containing protein, translated as MPLEIERKFLVNGDFHPFITSTTYIMQGYLSSVPERTVRIRIKDDKSFITIKGKNNQSGVSRYEWEKEIPVEEARELMSLCEPGIIEKKRHVIPNSSLFFEVDEFMGYNSGLIIAEIELPTEETLFEKPSWLGREVTGDVRFYNSYLSKNPYAKWKLSNL; from the coding sequence ATGCCTCTCGAAATTGAACGGAAGTTTTTAGTCAATGGAGATTTCCATCCCTTTATAACCAGCACTACCTATATAATGCAGGGCTATCTTTCATCTGTTCCCGAAAGAACAGTTCGTATCCGAATTAAAGATGACAAATCGTTCATAACAATAAAAGGAAAGAACAACCAATCGGGGGTGAGCCGCTACGAATGGGAAAAAGAGATTCCGGTTGAAGAAGCACGGGAGCTAATGTCGCTTTGCGAACCCGGAATTATTGAAAAAAAACGACATGTCATCCCGAATTCTTCCCTTTTTTTTGAGGTCGATGAGTTCATGGGGTACAATTCAGGGCTCATAATTGCCGAGATTGAGCTCCCAACAGAGGAGACTTTGTTCGAAAAACCATCATGGTTGGGTAGGGAAGTGACGGGAGATGTGCGTTTTTACAACTCTTATCTGTCCAAAAATCCCTATGCAAAATGGAAATTGAGCAACCTTTGA